TAATACTCACTTTTATACATAAGTCTATCAAActgttataaattaattaactggATTATTAGTTATCATAtacaatcatatagtttatttttcttaaaaaaattaattaattaataatgtatTATACAAAATTAATGGTCTCTAATTAAATAAAGtagaataaaaaagaatataagaaagtgaaaattaaagagagagaattttaagtagaataaaaaaatttaaaaaataaataaatagaggtATTTTTAGATTGTCACACCTTTTCTTCTCCTAActcctttatttttattttattaattaaaaagtaaaaatataaatatatttttaaaaaattataaataaaaaaaatatattttttctaaaatgaCAATTTAGTCAAAATTTAGTGTTTTGATtacttttttctaattatttgcccctgaactttgacatataccaaatcatgcctcctgaacttttaaggtcgttaaaaatgccctttgaactattgagattgttggatttaaatattttttttttcaattttagtaaaaaagtttaacatggatgaaagttcagaagacataatttaatacatgttaaagttcgagggacatgatttggtatatatcaaagtttgggagtataatttatttaatacataaacaatctttgaaataataaaattgaatgaagtttgacaaaagtctttaatctaacaatttcaatagttcaggggtatttttaacgattttaaaagttcagagcatgatttgatacatgtcaaagcTTAGGGGCAACAATCctaattaacctaaaaaaatatataggttTTAATAGAAAATTAACCAAAACATTAATACAGCAATTTGTATGAGATAaccaccaaaatatatatatttttttttcagcaaTAACGACCAAAATATTAGTATCTTTTTCTTTCCCAAAAACTAATcataatctttttttatttatttattattattattattatcattttaaaGAAGAACTAATCTCAAATATTGGTAGCCCTAAACCAACACAGAAAGGCGCCAGTCATCAAGACACGATCACATCCGTCCATTTAAATCGAATCTAAGAAAATTCCATAGAAGGAAAATCTGTAGAGTGAGTCCACCGTTGGATCAAATCCAATTCcacttgcttgcttgctataTATTCCCCTAAGCTGCCAACTAACGCAACCCCTTTTGCATAGAAAGGAAGATATCTAGAGTGCTGTAGAGAACGAGactttagagagagagagagagaacagaGCGAGAAACTATGGCGGCAACAGTCTCTCCATGGTCCAAACCCGGGGCTTGGGCCCTAGACTCGGAGGAGCAAGATGCAGAACTTCTTAAGGAGCAGGAGAAGAAGGCAGCCATGGAACCTCTTCATGATTTCCCTTCGCTTTCTGCCGCCGCCACCGCGAAGCCTAAGAAAAAGAAAGGTCAGACTCTTTCCCTAGCCGAGTTCACCACCTATGGAGGCCCCAAACCAGTTGCCCAACCCACTGCGCCTGCGGGTTTAACCCATGAAGACCGCATGGCACTCCCTAAAGGCCCTCGCGAGCGTACCGCCGAAGAGATTGAAAGGGCCCGTCATAGCGGCTTTAGGTCGTTTGATCGAGGTGATAGGAACGGCGACGACTCGTCGAATTCGAGGTGGAAGAGTTCTGATAGGAACAGCAATGGGTTTGGTAAGGATGCGCCTAGGGATTCGGGGCCTTCTCGGGCTGATGAGGCCGACAATTGGGCATCGACGAAGAAATCGTTTGGGGGTGGTAATGATTTCGATAGAGgcgagagaagagaaagaagaggGTTCTTTCCCGATTCTCAATCGAAAGCCGATGATTCGGATAGCTGGGTCACAAATAAGAGCTTTGTGCCGTCCGAGGGACGAAGATTTGGGTCGAGCGGTGGtgggtttgagagagagagaaaagttgGATTCACCTCCAATGGTGGTGGTGCAGATGGGGACTTCTGGGGTAAGAGAAGGGAGGAGAGTAGTGGTGTAACTGGGAATGAAGGTGGGATTGTGGGTGGAGGGAGGCCAAGGTTGAATTTGCAGCCGCGAACGCTGCCCGTGGTTAGTGATGGAGGCTCGCCTGGTTCTGTGACGGGAACTGGGGCGGCTATTGTGACGAAGCCAAAGGGCTCAAACCCTTTTGGAGAGGCCAGGCCGAGAGAGGAGGTTTTGGCTGAAAAAGGGCAGGACTGGAAAAAGATCGATGAGCAGCTTGAATCGTTGAAGCTTAAGGAGGTGAATGAGAAGCCAGAGGGTGGATCTTCATTTGGGAAAAGGAGTTTTGGAATCGGGAATGGGCGATCTGATGACCGCATTGAGAAGAGTTGGAGGAAGCCTGACACGG
Above is a genomic segment from Cannabis sativa cultivar Pink pepper isolate KNU-18-1 unplaced genomic scaffold, ASM2916894v1 Contig3, whole genome shotgun sequence containing:
- the LOC133033304 gene encoding eukaryotic translation initiation factor 4B3-like produces the protein MAATVSPWSKPGAWALDSEEQDAELLKEQEKKAAMEPLHDFPSLSAAATAKPKKKKGQTLSLAEFTTYGGPKPVAQPTAPAGLTHEDRMALPKGPRERTAEEIERARHSGFRSFDRGDRNGDDSSNSRWKSSDRNSNGFGKDAPRDSGPSRADEADNWASTKKSFGGGNDFDRGERRERRGFFPDSQSKADDSDSWVTNKSFVPSEGRRFGSSGGGFERERKVGFTSNGGGADGDFWGKRREESSGVTGNEGGIVGGGRPRLNLQPRTLPVVSDGGSPGSVTGTGAAIVTKPKGSNPFGEARPREEVLAEKGQDWKKIDEQLESLKLKEVNEKPEGGSSFGKRSFGIGNGRSDDRIEKSWRKPDTEEDTGSQSAEKSEEDGPSAEDN